A window of the Alnus glutinosa chromosome 4, dhAlnGlut1.1, whole genome shotgun sequence genome harbors these coding sequences:
- the LOC133865367 gene encoding protein APEM9, whose amino-acid sequence MAMTETDHAIWEEIERSESYLVCSMYEEAATLASSILKRLCEDKDNKGVEAGEDAGFYDMLESTGMVLVQSLKGLGRTSEILDQLKLLYVSVAAIPVQVLLTGACFQISAGSSFGVREFLEEFLSKWICVDGQYYVLVGAETNVHCMERCDARFILGVDQYIEVVEVYAVTLLVRVLNDLDLAVSWVEKAALPEEKRQVLLRKLHSLHSLKAINLSQGPSPLPADNHAHFSSPKELNVSEGSLKAKCEPKQQNVTKQAVLKLSERFEPCFWWYRTITLKFGNSRLVISNRKIVVGSLILLIFHVLRKKKAGLKRIVTRQALLLTKALVDLWQLAFSYQVNPLAAVQPLAAATRGGQ is encoded by the exons atggcCATGACTGAAACCGATCATGCAATTTGGGAAGAAATCGAGCGCTCCGAGAG CTACCTTGTTTGCTCGATGTACGAGGAGGCAGCAACCTTAGCTTCATCGATATTGAAGCGTCTTTGTGAAGATAAAGATAACAAAGGCGTTGAAGCTGGAGAAGATGCTGGATTCTATGATATGTTGGAGTCGACCGGTATGGTGTTGGTCCAGTCCTTGAAGGGACTAGGAAG GACGTCAGAAATTCTGGATCAGCTTAAACTACTTTATGTTTCTGTTGCAGCCATCCCTGTTCAAGTTCTACTTACTGG ggcTTGCTTTCAGATATCAGCAGGTTCTTCTTTTGGTGTTCGGGAATTTTTGGAGGAGTTCCTTAGCAAGTGGATTTGTGTGGATGGACAATACTATGTTCTTGTTGGTGCAGAAACAAATGTACATTGTATGGAAAGGTGTGATGCGCGTTTTATTCTGGGAGTTGATCAATATATTGAAGTTGTTGAGGTCTATGCTGTGACACTTCTTGTGAgagttttgaatgatttggaCCTTGCTGTTTCCTGGGTTGAGAAAGCTGCCCTACCTGAAGAAAAACGACAG GTACTTCTGAGGAAATTACACTCCCTCCATTCACTTAAAGCCATCAACTTGTCACAAGGGCCCTCACCTCTACCGGCAGATAACCATGCTCACTTTTCATCACCAAAAGAACTAAATGTGTCTGAGGGTTCTCTAAAAGCCAAATGTGAGCCTAAGCAACAGAATGTCACAAAACAAGCAGTTTTAAAATTATCTGAACGATTTGAGCCGTGTTTTTGGTGGTACCGTACCATCACTTTGAAATTTGGTAATTCTCGGTTGGTCATATCTAATAGAAAGATTGTGGTAGGCAGCTTGATCTTGCTCATATTTCATGTTCTCCGGAAGAAAAAAGCTGGTTTAAAGAG GATTGTTACAAGACAAGCACTGTTGTTGACGAAAGCCTTGGTAGATCTGTGGCAGCTTGCGTTTTCATACCAAGTGAATCCTCTAGCTGCTGTTCAACCTCTTGCTGCTGCGACTCGCGGAGGGCAGTGA